The uncultured Ilyobacter sp. genome has a segment encoding these proteins:
- the trmFO gene encoding methylenetetrahydrofolate--tRNA-(uracil(54)-C(5))-methyltransferase (FADH(2)-oxidizing) TrmFO, whose product MIKEIVVIGAGLAGSEAAYQLAKRGIKVKLYEMRPVKNTEAHKSEKFGELVCSNSLGSNATSNASGLMKEELRQLGSLLVKVADNNRVPAGQALAVDREGFSKKITETLENMENIEIIREELTEIPKEGIVLIASGPLSSEGISEEIKKITKDEHLYFYDAAAPIIAFDSIDKEKVYFQSRYDKGDGEYINCPMNIEEYTNFYNALITAERAPLKAFEEEKLFEACMPVEKMAERGEKTLLFGPLKPKGLTNPRHPDIKDYAVIQLRQDDKDGRLYNMVGFQTNLKWGEQKRVFSMIPGLENADFVRYGVMHRNTFINSTKLLKNTLNLKSNENIYFAGQITGSEGYVAAMATGMMAAVNIANRLEGKEEFVLDDRSAIGAIIKYITEEKKNFQPIGPNIGIIRPLEGKKIRDKRERYTKVAERALDYLKGKLGEE is encoded by the coding sequence ATGATAAAAGAGATAGTGGTAATAGGGGCTGGTCTTGCAGGAAGCGAGGCGGCCTATCAACTGGCCAAAAGAGGAATAAAGGTAAAGCTCTATGAGATGAGGCCTGTAAAAAATACAGAGGCACACAAAAGTGAAAAGTTCGGAGAACTTGTATGCAGTAACTCCTTGGGGTCTAATGCAACTTCTAATGCATCGGGACTAATGAAGGAGGAGCTTAGACAACTAGGATCACTTCTGGTAAAAGTTGCCGATAACAACAGGGTACCTGCAGGTCAGGCACTGGCTGTAGACAGAGAAGGATTTTCTAAAAAGATAACTGAAACCCTTGAAAATATGGAAAATATAGAGATAATAAGAGAGGAACTGACTGAGATACCTAAGGAGGGAATAGTCCTCATAGCAAGTGGTCCTTTATCCTCAGAAGGTATATCAGAGGAGATCAAAAAAATAACCAAGGACGAGCACCTTTATTTCTATGATGCCGCAGCCCCTATAATAGCCTTTGATTCTATAGATAAGGAAAAGGTTTATTTTCAGTCCAGATATGACAAGGGAGACGGGGAGTATATAAATTGTCCTATGAATATAGAGGAGTATACAAATTTTTACAATGCACTTATCACTGCAGAAAGAGCTCCCTTAAAGGCCTTTGAGGAGGAAAAGCTTTTTGAAGCCTGTATGCCAGTGGAAAAAATGGCAGAAAGAGGGGAGAAAACACTTTTGTTTGGTCCTCTAAAGCCAAAGGGCCTCACTAATCCAAGACATCCAGATATAAAGGATTATGCTGTAATTCAGCTGAGGCAGGATGACAAAGATGGAAGACTCTATAACATGGTGGGATTTCAGACAAACCTCAAGTGGGGGGAGCAAAAAAGGGTCTTTTCAATGATACCAGGTCTTGAAAATGCAGATTTTGTGAGATACGGTGTCATGCACAGAAACACCTTCATAAACTCTACGAAACTTCTCAAAAATACCCTTAACCTGAAATCCAATGAGAATATTTATTTTGCAGGACAGATAACAGGAAGTGAAGGGTATGTAGCCGCTATGGCTACGGGAATGATGGCCGCTGTTAATATAGCCAACAGACTAGAAGGAAAAGAGGAATTTGTACTAGATGACAGAAGTGCTATAGGGGCGATAATCAAGTACATCACAGAAGAGAAAAAAAACTTCCAGCCTATAGGACCGAATATAGGAATAATTAGACCTTTAGAAGGTAAAAAGATAAGAGACAAGAGAGAACGTTATACAAAGGTGGCAGAAAGAGCCCTGGATTATCTAAAGGGAAAACTGGGGGAAGAATAG
- the yqeH gene encoding ribosome biogenesis GTPase YqeH, whose protein sequence is MVKIKKCIGCGIELQKESSEKQGFIPKSVLESRKDIYCQRCFKIKNYGEYLPVEMTKEDYRKEVGKETDRADVVLAVFDIIDFEGSFDDEILDILREKDSIIAINKLDLVPGEKHPSEVSDWVKERLADEGIAPLDIAILSAKSGYGVNGIIRKLRHFFPGKASVMVLGTTNVGKSSIINGLLGDKKVTTSKYPGTTLKSLENIIPGTKLTLIDTPGLIPEGRVSDMVCEECNLKIVPANEISRKTFKLEKDRVLMFGGLLWIKIMDSEKAIFSAFASKDVSFHETNEGRLEDLLREHSGDAISPPCEKCRDEYAALPMKKEEWTVESGEELVFKGLGWISVKRGPLTIEVTIPDGAEIILRDAFIKPRR, encoded by the coding sequence TTGGTAAAGATAAAAAAATGTATCGGCTGCGGAATAGAGCTGCAGAAAGAAAGCTCTGAAAAGCAGGGGTTTATTCCTAAAAGTGTCTTAGAGAGCAGAAAGGATATCTACTGTCAGAGATGTTTTAAAATAAAAAATTACGGAGAATATCTCCCTGTGGAGATGACAAAGGAAGACTACAGAAAAGAGGTGGGAAAAGAAACGGATAGAGCCGATGTGGTTTTGGCTGTTTTTGATATAATCGACTTTGAAGGATCCTTTGATGACGAGATACTGGATATTCTGAGAGAAAAGGATTCTATAATAGCAATAAATAAGCTGGATCTTGTGCCAGGGGAAAAGCACCCCTCTGAAGTATCAGACTGGGTAAAAGAAAGACTGGCAGATGAGGGGATAGCTCCTCTAGATATAGCTATACTAAGTGCAAAAAGCGGATACGGAGTAAACGGTATAATCAGAAAACTCAGACATTTTTTCCCTGGAAAGGCCAGTGTAATGGTGCTTGGAACTACAAATGTGGGGAAATCAAGTATAATAAACGGACTCCTGGGAGATAAGAAGGTAACTACATCTAAATACCCTGGAACTACTCTGAAAAGTCTTGAAAATATTATTCCTGGAACAAAGTTGACACTGATAGACACCCCTGGTCTTATTCCTGAGGGAAGGGTTTCGGATATGGTCTGTGAAGAGTGCAACCTGAAAATAGTGCCTGCCAATGAGATTTCCAGAAAAACATTTAAGCTGGAAAAAGACAGAGTTCTTATGTTTGGAGGACTGCTGTGGATTAAGATCATGGATTCCGAAAAGGCGATATTCTCTGCTTTTGCATCTAAAGATGTCAGTTTTCACGAGACAAATGAGGGAAGGCTAGAGGATCTGCTAAGAGAGCACTCTGGAGATGCCATCTCACCTCCTTGTGAAAAATGCAGGGATGAATATGCAGCTCTTCCTATGAAAAAAGAGGAGTGGACCGTGGAGTCTGGAGAGGAACTTGTATTTAAGGGGCTGGGATGGATCTCTGTGAAGAGGGGACCTCTAACTATAGAGGTCACTATTCCAGATGGGGCAGAAATAATCTTAAGAGATGCCTTTATCAAACCAAGAAGATGA
- the hslV gene encoding ATP-dependent protease subunit HslV, with translation MEKFRATTIIAVKRDNKVAIAGDGQVTFGDTVFKSGAKKIRKMYDDTILMGFAGSAADAFALFDKFEGKLDEFGGNLKKASVELAKEWRHDKALRVLEAMLVVADKNNVLIVSGNGDVIEPDDGIAAIGSGGSYAYAAAKALVMHSELGAPQVAEEALKIAGNMCIYTNLNISVETL, from the coding sequence ATGGAAAAGTTTAGAGCAACGACGATAATAGCTGTTAAAAGAGATAACAAAGTGGCCATAGCAGGAGACGGACAGGTAACTTTCGGAGACACTGTATTTAAAAGCGGAGCTAAGAAGATAAGAAAGATGTACGATGATACAATACTCATGGGATTTGCAGGAAGTGCTGCCGATGCCTTTGCCCTATTTGACAAATTTGAGGGGAAGCTAGATGAGTTTGGAGGTAATCTGAAAAAAGCATCTGTAGAGTTGGCAAAAGAGTGGAGACACGACAAAGCTCTGAGGGTTCTAGAAGCGATGCTCGTGGTAGCAGACAAAAATAATGTATTGATTGTGTCTGGAAATGGAGATGTAATAGAGCCAGACGACGGAATAGCTGCAATCGGAAGCGGAGGAAGTTATGCCTATGCTGCAGCGAAGGCCCTTGTTATGCATAGTGAACTAGGTGCTCCACAGGTAGCTGAAGAGGCGCTAAAGATAGCTGGAAATATGTGTATATATACAAATCTCAACATCAGTGTTGAGACTCTTTAG
- a CDS encoding tyrosine-type recombinase/integrase, whose translation MEPVLLDKLIKDFIYFEEFGDGKSLNTIKSFKKDLGQLRDYLGRKENINNPKDIKEIALRGFLVELQKENIGKRSLNRKISSLRTFFKYLKNHGHIEKNPTILLTGPAFKADLPEILTKEEIDRIREVIDTEKTNGIRDRLIVELLYSSGVRTGELLSLGESLFDLEKRQLRVTGGKQPRIVFFSERTREYFKRYVEAKKKKYGERYTEDVLFVNGSGTRLSDRSLRRIVERYAKKAEIEKEISPHTFRHTFGVYMLTHGMGLMHLQELMGHVSVESTRIYEEFVNKPKILKGYNNY comes from the coding sequence ATGGAACCTGTATTATTGGACAAACTTATAAAAGATTTTATATATTTTGAGGAGTTCGGAGACGGGAAAAGCCTGAATACTATAAAATCATTTAAAAAAGACCTTGGACAGCTGAGAGATTATCTTGGCAGAAAAGAAAATATAAATAATCCTAAAGATATAAAAGAGATTGCTCTCAGAGGTTTTTTGGTAGAACTTCAAAAGGAAAATATAGGGAAAAGATCTCTCAATAGGAAGATATCCTCCCTCAGAACTTTTTTCAAATATCTAAAAAATCATGGGCATATAGAAAAAAATCCAACGATTCTTCTCACGGGACCGGCTTTTAAGGCAGATCTTCCTGAAATCCTCACCAAAGAGGAGATAGACAGAATCAGAGAGGTCATCGATACAGAAAAGACAAACGGTATAAGAGACAGGCTCATTGTGGAACTTTTATATTCTAGCGGTGTAAGAACAGGGGAACTTCTTTCTCTGGGAGAAAGCCTCTTTGATCTAGAAAAGAGGCAACTCAGGGTCACAGGTGGAAAACAGCCCAGAATTGTATTTTTCAGCGAAAGAACAAGGGAATATTTTAAAAGATATGTAGAGGCAAAGAAAAAAAAATACGGAGAGAGATATACAGAGGATGTACTCTTTGTGAATGGGTCCGGGACGAGGCTCAGCGACAGGTCTCTAAGAAGAATAGTGGAACGTTATGCCAAGAAGGCTGAAATAGAAAAAGAGATAAGTCCTCATACCTTTAGACATACCTTCGGGGTCTATATGCTGACTCACGGAATGGGCCTTATGCATCTTCAGGAACTGATGGGACACGTGAGTGTAGAAAGCACCAGAATATATGAAGAGTTTGTAAATAAACCGAAAATTTTAAAAGGTTATAATAATTACTGA
- the topA gene encoding type I DNA topoisomerase, producing the protein MAKKNLVIVESPAKAKTIEKILGKNYEVTASFGHIRDLPKSKIGVDIENNFEPSYSTIKGKGEITKALRALAKKSNKVFLASDPDREGEAIAWHVAHILKLDEGDSNRIEFNEITKTAIKDAVKNPRKIDIDRVNAQQARRILDRLVGYKISPLLWKIISSNTSAGRVQSVALKLICDLEDSIKKFVPEVYWEVSGDFTGGINLNLNKIDDKKVDKIKDEEIIKEIKKEIPGKSFEVTSAKISDRSKKPPLPLKTSTLQQLASSYLGFSASKTMRVAQTLYEGLNIDGNQKGLITYMRTDSTRISDEAKETAKVFIEEKYGKEYVGNYTEKKGKGKIQDAHEAVRPTDVLLEPLKIEKHLNTDQFKLYRLIWERFIISQLAPVKFKQFELLTNYDKYQFRGVANKIIFDGYYKVFKGEDAIESVSFPSINQGDTLVLEKLGVKEGITKAPARLTESSLVKKLESEGIGRPSTYASIIETLKKREYVVSEGKSFVPTSLGYEVKENLQENFPHILNVKFTAEMEEKLDRIEEGELDWKETLKDFYEDLSKYLTVFEKKVEEMENRIIVSDVPCPCGKGKMLMKSGRFGRYLKCEDEECKEKISLKGIDIPKEQIEKGEIIVNEIVQEREKLKRGKPTDVYTEKGANLFLKAGRFGSYLESENFAEDEIRTPLPSEVRKMLAENRVIEKDGVVQLNHILKKIEEEEAELIRKAGPCEKCGSPFEVKRGRWGKFLACTGYPECKNIRKLPNDKKKEADKKK; encoded by the coding sequence TTGGCGAAAAAAAATCTAGTTATTGTTGAGTCGCCTGCCAAGGCAAAGACCATAGAAAAAATACTGGGGAAAAATTATGAGGTGACTGCCTCTTTCGGACATATAAGAGATCTGCCTAAAAGTAAAATAGGGGTTGATATAGAGAATAATTTTGAACCTTCCTATTCTACAATAAAAGGTAAGGGTGAGATTACAAAAGCTCTGAGAGCCCTGGCCAAGAAATCAAATAAGGTCTTTCTAGCCTCCGATCCGGATAGAGAGGGAGAAGCCATAGCCTGGCACGTAGCTCATATTTTAAAATTGGACGAAGGTGATTCAAATAGAATAGAGTTTAATGAGATAACCAAGACAGCCATAAAAGATGCAGTTAAAAACCCAAGGAAAATAGATATAGACAGGGTAAATGCACAGCAGGCCAGAAGGATACTAGACAGACTGGTGGGATATAAGATAAGTCCCCTTCTGTGGAAGATAATATCCTCAAATACAAGTGCTGGAAGGGTACAGTCAGTTGCACTAAAACTTATCTGTGACCTTGAAGACAGCATAAAAAAGTTTGTCCCAGAAGTATACTGGGAAGTGTCTGGTGACTTCACCGGAGGAATAAATCTTAACCTCAATAAAATAGATGACAAAAAAGTCGATAAAATAAAAGATGAAGAGATAATAAAAGAAATTAAAAAAGAGATTCCTGGTAAATCCTTTGAGGTAACCAGTGCCAAGATATCAGACAGAAGCAAGAAACCTCCTCTTCCACTTAAAACCAGTACACTTCAGCAGTTAGCCTCATCTTATTTGGGGTTTTCAGCATCAAAGACAATGAGAGTTGCTCAGACTTTATACGAAGGACTGAATATAGACGGAAACCAAAAGGGTCTTATAACATATATGAGAACAGACTCCACAAGAATTTCAGATGAGGCCAAAGAAACTGCCAAGGTCTTTATCGAAGAAAAATATGGAAAAGAGTATGTGGGGAATTATACAGAAAAAAAAGGAAAGGGCAAGATACAAGATGCCCACGAGGCAGTAAGGCCTACAGATGTACTGCTAGAACCTTTGAAAATAGAGAAACATTTGAATACAGACCAATTTAAACTTTATAGGCTTATATGGGAGAGGTTTATAATTTCTCAGCTGGCCCCGGTTAAGTTTAAGCAGTTTGAACTTCTGACTAATTATGATAAATACCAGTTTAGAGGCGTGGCTAATAAGATAATTTTTGATGGTTATTACAAGGTGTTTAAAGGTGAAGATGCCATAGAGTCTGTGAGCTTCCCGTCTATAAACCAGGGAGATACCCTTGTTCTTGAAAAACTAGGAGTAAAAGAGGGGATCACAAAGGCTCCTGCAAGGTTAACAGAATCTTCCCTTGTAAAAAAACTAGAATCAGAGGGAATCGGAAGACCATCAACCTACGCATCTATAATAGAAACCCTTAAAAAGAGAGAATATGTGGTAAGTGAAGGAAAAAGCTTTGTGCCCACATCACTGGGGTATGAGGTAAAGGAAAACCTTCAGGAAAATTTCCCTCACATACTCAATGTTAAATTTACCGCCGAGATGGAAGAAAAGCTCGACCGTATAGAGGAAGGAGAGCTTGACTGGAAAGAGACTCTGAAGGATTTTTATGAAGACCTTTCAAAATATCTCACAGTTTTTGAAAAAAAAGTGGAAGAGATGGAAAACAGGATCATTGTTTCAGATGTGCCTTGTCCATGCGGCAAGGGGAAAATGCTGATGAAAAGCGGGAGATTCGGAAGATACCTTAAATGTGAAGATGAAGAGTGTAAGGAGAAGATCTCCCTGAAGGGAATAGATATCCCTAAGGAACAGATAGAAAAAGGTGAGATAATAGTAAATGAGATAGTGCAGGAAAGGGAGAAGCTCAAGAGGGGAAAACCAACAGATGTCTATACAGAGAAGGGAGCCAACCTTTTCCTAAAGGCAGGAAGATTTGGAAGTTATCTAGAGAGTGAGAACTTTGCAGAGGATGAGATCAGGACACCGCTTCCTTCTGAAGTTAGAAAGATGCTGGCAGAAAACAGGGTAATAGAAAAAGACGGAGTGGTACAGCTGAACCATATCTTGAAAAAAATAGAAGAGGAAGAGGCTGAGCTTATAAGAAAAGCCGGACCTTGTGAAAAATGCGGAAGTCCCTTTGAGGTAAAAAGGGGAAGATGGGGAAAATTCCTGGCTTGTACGGGATATCCCGAATGTAAAAATATAAGAAAGCTTCCCAATGATAAAAAGAAAGAAGCAGATAAAAAGAAATAA